The following coding sequences lie in one Cronobacter universalis NCTC 9529 genomic window:
- the fhuA gene encoding ferrichrome porin FhuA — protein MARSTHTQINTRICRLAVVVATACGGFAASALAADGQKEETITVSAAAAQESAWGPAPTIAAKRSATATKTDTPIEKTPQSVSVVTREEMDTRQPTTVKEALSYSPSVFSTRGSSSVYDVVTIRGFTTSTTVNTNQYLDGMKLQGNNYSEISMDPYFLERVELMRGPTSVLYGNSNPGGIVSMVSKRPTTEPLREVQFKMGSHNLWQTGFDFSDAIDDAGVWSYRLTGLGRSQNAQQEMAKSSRYAIAPSFSWRPDNQTDFTFLSNFQSDPYAGFYGWLPRSGTIVPYYDANGNAHKLPTDFNEGEENNKMSRRQQMVGYSFSHAFDDTFTLRQNLRYTREHTLYRSVYGNAFVAPSTINRAYVRSDEDMNAFSVDTQLQSDFATGAVDHKLLTGVDYSRMRNDINADYGTASSLNMQDPQYGNPNVNVNFLYDVINRQEQTGLYVQDQAEWNKWVMTLGGRYDFAKTSTYTRSSGALAEINDQQFTWRGGINYLFDNGVSPYFSYSESFEPVSGSTSTGKPFDPSRGKQYEAGVKYVPKDMPVVLTAAVYQLTKDKNLTADPASNSFSVQGGEIRSRGIELEAKAAVSANVNVTASYSFTDAKYTHDTLFEDKRPAEVPRNMASLWADYTFHDSALSGLTVGAGGRYVGNTVSYYAYGDKQNQPFNVASYTVADAMVKYDLARLGLPGSSVALNVNNLFDREYVSSCYKDYACYWGAERQVTATATFRF, from the coding sequence ATGGCGCGTTCCACTCACACTCAGATCAATACCAGGATTTGCAGACTGGCGGTTGTCGTTGCAACGGCGTGCGGCGGTTTTGCCGCTTCCGCGTTAGCCGCCGACGGCCAGAAAGAGGAAACTATTACCGTTTCCGCCGCTGCTGCGCAGGAGAGCGCCTGGGGCCCGGCCCCGACCATTGCGGCGAAACGTTCCGCGACCGCCACCAAAACCGATACGCCGATTGAAAAAACGCCGCAGTCCGTGTCTGTCGTGACGCGCGAAGAGATGGATACTCGCCAGCCGACGACTGTCAAAGAAGCGTTGAGCTATAGCCCGAGCGTCTTCTCCACGCGCGGTAGCTCCTCTGTTTACGACGTCGTGACCATCCGCGGTTTCACAACCTCGACCACGGTAAATACCAACCAGTACCTCGACGGTATGAAGCTTCAGGGCAACAACTACTCTGAAATTTCAATGGATCCTTATTTCCTGGAACGCGTGGAACTGATGCGCGGGCCAACCTCGGTTCTCTATGGCAACAGCAACCCTGGCGGTATCGTCAGCATGGTCAGCAAACGTCCGACCACCGAGCCGCTGCGCGAAGTGCAGTTCAAAATGGGGTCTCATAATCTCTGGCAGACCGGTTTTGATTTCAGCGACGCGATTGATGACGCGGGCGTGTGGTCTTATCGCCTGACCGGTTTAGGCCGCAGCCAAAATGCCCAGCAGGAGATGGCGAAATCGTCGCGTTACGCGATTGCCCCTTCTTTTAGCTGGCGTCCGGATAATCAAACCGATTTTACGTTCCTGAGTAACTTCCAGAGCGACCCGTATGCCGGTTTTTATGGCTGGCTGCCGCGCTCCGGCACGATCGTGCCGTATTACGACGCTAACGGTAACGCGCATAAACTGCCGACCGACTTCAACGAAGGCGAAGAAAATAACAAGATGTCTCGCCGTCAGCAGATGGTTGGCTACAGCTTCTCGCACGCCTTTGATGACACTTTCACGCTGCGCCAGAACCTGCGTTACACCCGCGAGCACACGCTTTACCGCTCGGTGTACGGCAATGCGTTTGTTGCGCCGTCCACGATCAACCGCGCGTATGTCCGTTCCGATGAAGACATGAACGCCTTCAGCGTCGATACGCAGTTGCAGTCTGATTTCGCAACTGGCGCAGTGGATCATAAGCTGCTGACCGGCGTTGATTACTCCCGCATGCGCAACGACATCAACGCGGACTACGGCACCGCCAGCTCGCTCAATATGCAGGATCCCCAGTACGGTAACCCTAATGTCAACGTGAACTTCCTCTATGACGTGATTAATCGTCAGGAGCAAACGGGCCTGTATGTGCAGGATCAGGCGGAGTGGAACAAGTGGGTAATGACCTTAGGCGGCCGTTACGATTTCGCGAAAACGTCCACTTATACCCGCTCCTCTGGCGCGCTTGCTGAGATTAACGATCAGCAGTTCACCTGGCGCGGTGGCATCAATTATCTGTTCGATAATGGGGTATCGCCTTACTTCAGCTACAGCGAATCGTTTGAGCCTGTCTCCGGCTCCACTTCAACAGGCAAACCCTTCGATCCTTCACGCGGCAAGCAGTATGAAGCGGGCGTGAAATATGTACCGAAGGATATGCCGGTAGTGCTGACGGCCGCGGTATATCAGCTCACTAAAGATAAAAACCTGACGGCCGATCCGGCGAGTAACAGCTTCAGCGTCCAGGGCGGTGAAATCCGTTCCCGCGGCATTGAGCTGGAAGCGAAAGCGGCCGTATCAGCCAATGTGAATGTGACCGCGTCTTATAGCTTCACCGATGCGAAATATACGCATGACACGCTTTTTGAAGACAAGCGTCCGGCGGAAGTGCCGCGCAATATGGCGTCGCTGTGGGCAGATTATACCTTCCACGATAGTGCGCTGAGCGGCCTGACTGTCGGCGCTGGCGGCCGTTATGTCGGCAATACCGTCAGCTATTACGCCTACGGTGATAAACAGAACCAACCGTTTAACGTTGCAAGCTACACCGTGGCGGATGCGATGGTGAAATACGATCTGGCGCGTTTAGGACTGCCGGGCTCGTCTGTCGCCTTAAACGTCAATAACCTGTTTGACCGCGAGTATGTCTCCAGCTGCTACAAAGACTACGCATGCTACTGGGGCGCGGAACGTCAGGTTACGGCGACCGCCACATTCCGCTTCTGA
- the fhuC gene encoding Fe3+-hydroxamate ABC transporter ATP-binding protein FhuC has protein sequence MQDKISPPDAGFSLKDVTFRVPGRTLLHPLSLTFPAGKVTGLIGHNGSGKSTLLKMLGRHQKPSGGDVLLNGEPLADWNSKAFAREVAYLPQQLPAAEGMTVRELVAIGRYPWHGALGRFGAEDRERVEEAISLVGLKPLAHRLVDSLSGGERQRAWIAMLVAQNSRCLLLDEPTSALDIAHQVDVLALIHRLSQQRGLTVIAVLHDINMAARYCDHLVALRGGEMIAQGSPLELMNGETLQQIYGIPMGILPHPAGLAPVSFVC, from the coding sequence ATGCAGGACAAAATTTCCCCGCCCGATGCTGGTTTTTCGTTAAAAGATGTCACTTTTCGTGTGCCCGGACGCACGCTGCTGCACCCCTTGTCGCTCACCTTTCCGGCGGGCAAAGTCACCGGGCTTATCGGCCATAACGGCTCCGGCAAGTCGACGCTTCTGAAAATGCTTGGCCGTCACCAGAAACCCTCCGGGGGCGACGTTCTGCTTAACGGCGAGCCGCTGGCGGACTGGAACAGCAAAGCGTTCGCGCGTGAAGTCGCATATCTGCCGCAGCAGTTGCCCGCCGCCGAAGGGATGACGGTGCGCGAACTGGTGGCGATTGGCCGCTACCCGTGGCACGGCGCGCTTGGGCGCTTTGGGGCGGAAGATCGCGAACGGGTGGAGGAGGCGATTAGCCTGGTGGGGCTTAAACCGCTTGCGCACCGGCTGGTGGACAGCCTGTCCGGCGGCGAGCGCCAGCGCGCCTGGATTGCCATGCTGGTGGCGCAGAACAGCCGCTGCCTGCTGCTCGACGAACCGACCTCGGCGCTGGATATCGCCCATCAGGTTGACGTGCTGGCGCTGATCCACCGCTTAAGCCAGCAGCGCGGGTTAACGGTGATCGCGGTGCTGCATGATATCAACATGGCGGCGCGTTACTGTGACCATCTGGTGGCGCTGCGCGGCGGGGAGATGATAGCCCAGGGCAGCCCGCTGGAACTCATGAACGGCGAAACGCTGCAACAGATTTATGGCATTCCGATGGGCATTCTGCCGCATCCGGCGGGCCTCGCACCCGTGAGCTTCGTTTGCTGA
- the fhuD gene encoding Fe(3+)-hydroxamate ABC transporter substrate-binding protein FhuD, with protein sequence MRDILSTPFSRRRLMTAMALSPVMWHMAKARAASVDLKRIVALEWLPVEQLIALGVMPYAVADVPNYRLWVDYPPLPDAVIDVGLRTEPNLELLTQLEPSLMIWSAGYGPSEAQLKRIAPGMGVTFTDGKAPLAMARQSLLTLAERLGLEKAAHAHLDEFEQFLARMKARFAGRGQRPLLMMSLLDSRHALTLGTNSLFQPVLDAVNIPNAWQDKTNFWGSAIVGVERLAQFRDADVICFEHGDDQAMRQLAATPLWQAMPFVREGRFQRVPAVWFYGATLSAMRFGRVLDNALGGRA encoded by the coding sequence ATGCGCGATATTCTCTCAACCCCTTTCAGCCGTCGGCGTCTGATGACGGCGATGGCCCTCTCGCCGGTGATGTGGCACATGGCGAAAGCCCGTGCGGCATCGGTGGATCTCAAACGTATCGTGGCGCTGGAATGGCTGCCCGTCGAACAGCTTATCGCGCTTGGCGTGATGCCTTACGCGGTGGCGGATGTGCCGAACTACCGCCTGTGGGTTGACTACCCGCCGCTGCCGGATGCTGTTATCGACGTCGGGCTGCGCACCGAGCCGAATCTGGAACTGCTCACCCAGCTTGAGCCGTCGCTGATGATCTGGTCGGCGGGTTATGGCCCTTCAGAAGCGCAGCTTAAGCGTATCGCGCCCGGCATGGGCGTGACGTTTACCGACGGCAAAGCGCCGCTCGCGATGGCCCGGCAGTCGCTGCTGACGCTGGCCGAACGGCTGGGGCTTGAGAAAGCGGCGCACGCTCACCTCGATGAATTCGAACAGTTCCTGGCGCGGATGAAAGCGCGTTTTGCGGGCCGCGGCCAGCGTCCGCTGTTGATGATGTCGCTGCTGGACTCGCGCCACGCGCTGACGCTTGGCACTAACAGTCTGTTCCAGCCGGTGCTGGACGCCGTGAATATTCCCAACGCCTGGCAGGATAAGACCAACTTCTGGGGCAGCGCGATTGTCGGCGTCGAACGCCTCGCGCAGTTCCGCGACGCTGACGTCATCTGCTTTGAGCATGGCGATGATCAGGCGATGCGCCAGCTTGCCGCCACGCCGCTCTGGCAGGCGATGCCGTTTGTGCGCGAGGGCCGTTTTCAGCGCGTGCCCGCCGTCTGGTTTTACGGCGCGACGCTCTCGGCGATGCGCTTTGGCCGCGTGCTGGATAACGCGCTGGGAGGCCGGGCATGA
- the fhuB gene encoding Fe(3+)-hydroxamate ABC transporter permease FhuB, whose product MRQRSLLFPALLLGLLFALALGLSWANLNAWLPRAQWGEALWRPNIDAIDQMLFHYSLLPRFAVSLLVGAGLGLVGVLFQQVLRNPLAEPTTLGVATGAQLGVTVATLWALPGGVLTAQFAALAGACVVGLLVFGVAWGKRLSPVTLILAGLVVSLYCGAVNQLLVLFHHDQLQSMFLWSTGALNQNDWSVAARLWPQLLAGFLLTLLLLRPLTLMGLDDGVARNLGLALSLARLATLTLAIIISALLVNAVGIIGFIGLFAPLLAKMLGARRLLARLLLASFIGALLLWLSDQFILWLSRAWLEVSTGMATALFGAPLLLWLLPRLRTMSAPAMNAGDTIPAERGHVARWTLAGLLLLLGVAALALCFGRDAHGWVWAQGDVLRELLGWRWPRVLAALCAGTMLAAAGCIIQRLTGNPMASPEVLGISSGAAFGVVLMLLFVPGDAFGWLLPAGSVGAAATLMIILIAAGRGGFSPHRMLLAGMALSTAFTMLLVMLQASGDPRMAQVITWISGSTYSVTPQQAQNSLWVMLALLALTPLCRRWLTVLPLGGETARAVGIALTPTRIVLLLLASALTAAATLTIGPLSFIGLMAPHITRMLGFRRALPQLIIASLLGGMLMMLADWAGRMVMFPYQIPAGLLATFIGAPYFVYLLRKQSR is encoded by the coding sequence ATGAGGCAACGTTCTCTGCTGTTCCCGGCGCTGCTGCTGGGGCTGTTGTTCGCGCTGGCGCTCGGCCTGAGCTGGGCCAACCTGAATGCCTGGCTGCCGCGCGCGCAGTGGGGCGAGGCGCTGTGGCGTCCGAATATTGATGCCATCGATCAGATGCTGTTCCACTACAGCCTGCTGCCGCGCTTTGCGGTGTCGCTGTTGGTCGGCGCGGGGCTTGGGCTGGTCGGCGTGCTGTTTCAGCAGGTGCTGCGTAACCCGCTGGCGGAGCCGACGACGCTGGGCGTGGCGACCGGCGCGCAGCTTGGCGTCACCGTGGCGACGCTCTGGGCGCTGCCGGGCGGCGTGCTGACCGCCCAGTTCGCGGCGCTGGCCGGAGCCTGCGTGGTTGGGCTGCTGGTGTTTGGCGTCGCCTGGGGGAAACGTCTCTCGCCGGTCACGCTGATTCTGGCGGGCCTGGTGGTGAGCCTCTACTGCGGCGCCGTCAATCAACTGCTGGTGCTGTTCCATCACGATCAGCTGCAAAGCATGTTTTTGTGGAGCACCGGCGCGCTTAACCAGAACGACTGGAGCGTGGCGGCGCGGCTGTGGCCGCAACTGCTGGCGGGCTTTTTACTGACGCTGCTGCTGTTGCGCCCGCTTACGCTGATGGGGCTGGATGACGGCGTGGCGCGCAATCTTGGCCTGGCGCTGTCGCTGGCGCGGCTCGCGACGCTGACGCTGGCGATTATTATCAGCGCGCTGCTGGTTAACGCGGTCGGGATCATCGGGTTTATCGGGCTGTTCGCGCCGCTGCTCGCGAAAATGCTTGGCGCGCGTCGGCTGCTGGCGCGGCTGCTGCTGGCGTCGTTTATCGGCGCGCTGCTGCTGTGGCTGTCGGATCAGTTTATTCTCTGGCTCTCCCGCGCCTGGCTGGAAGTCTCCACCGGGATGGCGACGGCGCTGTTTGGCGCGCCGCTGCTGCTGTGGCTCCTGCCGCGTCTGCGTACCATGAGCGCGCCGGCGATGAACGCGGGCGACACGATCCCGGCCGAGCGCGGGCATGTGGCGCGCTGGACGCTGGCAGGGCTGCTGCTGTTACTGGGCGTGGCGGCCCTGGCGCTCTGTTTTGGCCGCGACGCGCACGGCTGGGTGTGGGCGCAGGGCGACGTGCTGCGCGAGCTGCTGGGCTGGCGCTGGCCGCGCGTGCTGGCGGCGCTGTGCGCAGGCACGATGCTGGCGGCGGCGGGCTGTATTATCCAGCGGCTGACCGGCAACCCGATGGCGAGCCCGGAAGTGCTGGGCATTAGCTCCGGCGCGGCGTTCGGCGTGGTGTTGATGCTGCTGTTCGTGCCGGGCGACGCCTTCGGCTGGCTGCTGCCGGCGGGCAGCGTCGGGGCGGCGGCGACGCTGATGATTATTCTGATTGCCGCCGGACGCGGCGGGTTTTCCCCGCACCGGATGCTGCTGGCCGGGATGGCGCTCAGCACCGCGTTTACGATGCTGCTGGTAATGCTCCAGGCAAGCGGCGATCCGCGTATGGCGCAGGTGATCACTTGGATCTCCGGCTCCACCTACAGCGTGACGCCGCAGCAGGCGCAAAACTCGCTGTGGGTGATGCTGGCGCTGCTGGCGCTGACGCCGCTGTGCCGCCGCTGGCTGACGGTGCTGCCGCTTGGCGGCGAGACCGCGCGCGCGGTCGGGATAGCGCTGACGCCGACCCGTATCGTGCTGCTGTTACTGGCCTCGGCGCTGACCGCCGCGGCGACGCTGACCATCGGGCCGCTGAGTTTTATCGGGCTGATGGCGCCGCACATTACGCGGATGCTCGGTTTTCGCCGCGCGTTGCCGCAGCTCATTATCGCCTCGCTGCTGGGCGGTATGTTGATGATGCTGGCGGACTGGGCAGGGCGGATGGTGATGTTCCCGTATCAAATTCCGGCGGGGCTGCTGGCGACGTTTATCGGCGCGCCGTATTTTGTGTATTTGTTGCGTAAGCAGAGCCGTTAA
- the hemL gene encoding glutamate-1-semialdehyde 2,1-aminomutase, producing the protein MSKSENLFAAARELIPGGVNSPVRAFTGVGGTPLFIERADGAYLYDADGKAYIDYVGSWGPMVLGHNHPAIRNAVIEAVQRGLSFGAPTEMEVKMAQLVTDLVPTMDMVRMVNSGTEATMSAIRLARGFTGRDKIIKFEGCYHGHADHLLVKAGSGALTLGQPNSPGVPADFAKHTLTCTYNDLASVREAFELYPQDIACIIVEPVAGNMNCIPPQPDFLPGLRALCDEFGALLIIDEVMTGFRVALAGAQAYYNVAPDLTCLGKIIGGGMPVGAFGGRREVMEALAPTGPVYQAGTLSGNPIAMAAGFACLSEVAQPGVHSTLDALTTQLADGLLDAAQEAGVPLVVNHVGGMFGVFFTDADSVTCYQDVVKCDVERFKRFFHLMLEEGVYFAPSAFEAGFMSVAHSEEDINNTIDAARRVFAKL; encoded by the coding sequence ATGAGTAAGTCTGAAAACCTCTTTGCCGCCGCCCGCGAACTTATCCCAGGCGGCGTTAACTCGCCGGTGCGCGCCTTTACCGGCGTGGGCGGCACGCCGCTCTTTATCGAACGGGCGGACGGGGCTTATCTCTATGACGCCGACGGCAAAGCCTATATCGACTACGTCGGCTCCTGGGGCCCGATGGTGCTGGGCCACAACCACCCGGCGATTCGCAACGCGGTGATTGAAGCGGTGCAGCGCGGCCTGAGCTTCGGCGCGCCGACGGAAATGGAAGTGAAAATGGCGCAGCTCGTTACCGATCTGGTGCCGACGATGGATATGGTGCGTATGGTGAACTCCGGCACCGAAGCGACCATGAGCGCCATCCGCCTGGCGCGCGGCTTTACCGGACGCGATAAAATCATCAAATTCGAAGGCTGCTACCACGGCCACGCGGATCACCTGCTGGTAAAAGCAGGCTCCGGCGCGCTGACCCTCGGCCAGCCGAACTCGCCAGGCGTACCGGCGGATTTCGCCAAACATACCCTGACCTGCACCTATAACGATCTCGCCTCCGTGCGCGAAGCCTTCGAGCTTTACCCGCAGGATATCGCCTGCATCATCGTCGAGCCGGTGGCGGGCAACATGAACTGCATTCCGCCGCAACCCGATTTCCTGCCGGGCCTGCGCGCGCTGTGCGACGAATTCGGCGCGCTGCTGATCATTGATGAAGTGATGACAGGGTTCCGCGTCGCGCTGGCGGGCGCGCAGGCCTACTACAATGTGGCGCCGGATCTGACCTGTCTTGGCAAAATCATCGGCGGCGGTATGCCGGTGGGCGCGTTCGGCGGACGTCGCGAAGTGATGGAAGCGCTGGCGCCGACTGGTCCGGTCTACCAGGCGGGGACACTCTCCGGCAACCCGATCGCGATGGCGGCAGGCTTTGCATGTCTTAGCGAAGTGGCGCAGCCTGGCGTTCACAGCACCCTCGACGCGCTGACGACCCAACTGGCGGACGGCCTGCTCGACGCCGCGCAGGAAGCGGGCGTGCCGCTGGTGGTGAACCATGTCGGCGGGATGTTCGGCGTATTCTTTACCGATGCCGACAGCGTAACCTGCTATCAGGATGTGGTGAAATGCGATGTCGAGCGCTTTAAGCGTTTCTTCCATCTGATGCTGGAAGAAGGCGTGTACTTCGCGCCGTCAGCGTTTGAAGCGGGCTTTATGTCCGTCGCGCACAGCGAAGAAGATATCAACAACACCATCGACGCCGCGCGCCGGGTGTTCGCAAAGCTGTAA
- the clcA gene encoding H(+)/Cl(-) exchange transporter ClcA: MNPQTTSTRRVRGLRRAAVIRQLLLRDKTPLTILLLATLTGLLTGLAGVAFEKAVVWVAQQRIGLLVQMADNPWRVWPLAFLLSALLAMVGYFLVRRFAPEAGGSGIPEIEGALEELRPVRWWRVLPVKFFGGMGTLGAGMVLGREGPTVQIGGNIGRMVLDLFRRPDAEARHTLLATGAAAGLAAAFNAPLAGILFIIEEMRPQFRYNLISIKAVFTGVIMSTIVFRLFNGERSVIEVGQLADAPVYTLWLYLLLGIIFGIVGPLFNRLVLGMQDAFARIHGGNITRWVLLGGAIGGLCGLLALWEPVAAGGGFDLIPIAAAGNFTVGMLLFIFIARVVTTVLCFSSGAPGGIFAPMLALGTLLGSAFGMACAAWFPEWHLQAGTFAIAGMGALLAASVRAPITGIVLVLEMTDNYQLILPMIITCLGATLLAQFLGGKPLYSTILARTLAKQEAERQGQADGRNT, encoded by the coding sequence ATGAACCCGCAGACGACATCCACCCGCCGCGTCAGAGGATTACGACGCGCCGCGGTTATCCGCCAGTTACTGTTGCGCGATAAAACGCCGCTGACCATTTTGCTTCTGGCGACGCTCACCGGCCTGTTGACGGGACTTGCGGGCGTCGCGTTCGAAAAAGCCGTCGTCTGGGTGGCGCAGCAGCGCATCGGGCTGCTGGTTCAGATGGCGGATAACCCGTGGCGCGTCTGGCCGCTGGCGTTTTTGCTTTCCGCGCTGCTGGCGATGGTGGGTTATTTTCTGGTGCGCCGCTTCGCGCCGGAGGCGGGCGGATCGGGCATTCCTGAAATCGAAGGGGCGCTGGAGGAGCTACGTCCGGTGCGCTGGTGGCGCGTGCTGCCGGTGAAGTTTTTCGGCGGGATGGGAACGCTTGGCGCGGGCATGGTGCTCGGGCGCGAAGGCCCGACGGTGCAGATTGGCGGCAATATCGGGCGTATGGTGCTGGATCTCTTTCGCCGCCCGGACGCCGAAGCGCGCCATACGCTGCTGGCGACGGGCGCTGCGGCGGGGCTTGCTGCCGCCTTTAACGCGCCGCTGGCGGGTATTCTGTTTATTATCGAAGAGATGCGCCCGCAGTTTCGCTATAACCTTATCTCCATTAAAGCGGTGTTTACCGGCGTCATTATGTCGACCATTGTCTTTCGCCTCTTTAATGGCGAACGATCGGTGATTGAAGTCGGGCAACTGGCCGACGCGCCCGTCTATACGCTCTGGCTCTATCTGCTGCTGGGCATTATTTTCGGTATCGTGGGGCCGCTGTTTAACCGTCTGGTGCTCGGCATGCAGGATGCGTTCGCGCGTATCCACGGCGGCAATATCACCCGCTGGGTGCTGCTCGGCGGCGCGATTGGCGGCCTGTGCGGCCTGCTCGCGTTATGGGAGCCGGTGGCGGCGGGCGGCGGGTTTGATCTGATCCCCATCGCGGCGGCGGGCAATTTTACCGTCGGAATGCTGCTGTTTATTTTCATCGCGCGGGTGGTGACGACGGTTCTCTGTTTCTCTTCCGGCGCGCCGGGCGGGATTTTCGCCCCGATGCTGGCGCTCGGCACGCTGCTTGGCAGCGCGTTCGGCATGGCCTGCGCCGCCTGGTTCCCGGAATGGCACTTACAGGCGGGAACGTTCGCCATCGCCGGGATGGGCGCGCTGCTTGCCGCCTCGGTCAGGGCGCCGATTACCGGCATCGTGCTGGTGCTGGAGATGACCGATAATTACCAGCTCATTTTGCCAATGATTATTACCTGTCTCGGCGCGACACTGCTCGCCCAGTTCCTCGGCGGCAAGCCGCTCTATTCTACGATCCTCGCGCGAACGCTCGCGAAACAGGAGGCGGAGCGGCAGGGGCAGGCCGACGGGCGGAATACTTGA
- the erpA gene encoding iron-sulfur cluster insertion protein ErpA: MSDDVALPLQFTDAAANKVKSLIADEDNPNLKLRVYITGGGCSGFQYGFTFDDQINDGDMTIEKQGVSLVVDPMSLQYLVGGAVDYTEGLEGSRFVVNNPNATSTCGCGSSFSI, translated from the coding sequence ATGAGTGATGACGTAGCGCTGCCGCTGCAGTTTACCGACGCAGCCGCCAATAAAGTAAAAAGCCTGATCGCAGACGAGGACAACCCGAATCTCAAGCTGCGCGTCTACATCACCGGTGGTGGGTGCAGCGGCTTCCAGTATGGTTTTACCTTTGATGACCAGATTAACGATGGCGATATGACTATCGAGAAGCAGGGCGTGTCGCTGGTCGTTGACCCGATGAGCCTGCAATACCTGGTGGGCGGCGCGGTGGATTACACCGAAGGCCTCGAAGGCTCGCGCTTTGTGGTGAATAACCCGAACGCCACCAGCACCTGCGGGTGTGGTTCTTCCTTCAGCATCTGA
- a CDS encoding TRIC cation channel family protein — MLVYWLDIIGTAVFAISGVLLAGKLRMDPFGVLVLGVVTAVGGGTIRDMALDHGPVFWVKDPTDLVVAMVTCLLTIALVRQPRRLPKWVLPVLDAVGLAVFVGIGVNKAFMAGTGPLVAICMGVVTGVGGGIIRDVLAREIPMILRTEIYATACIVGGIVHATAFYTFAVPLEQASMMGMAVTLAIRLAAIRWHLKLPTFALDEKA, encoded by the coding sequence ATGCTGGTTTACTGGCTGGATATTATTGGCACCGCGGTGTTTGCCATCTCCGGCGTTTTGCTGGCGGGCAAACTGCGTATGGATCCTTTCGGCGTACTGGTGCTGGGCGTCGTGACCGCAGTGGGCGGCGGCACGATCCGCGATATGGCGCTCGATCACGGTCCGGTGTTCTGGGTGAAAGATCCCACCGATCTGGTGGTGGCGATGGTGACATGTCTGCTGACGATTGCGCTGGTGCGCCAGCCGCGTCGCCTGCCGAAGTGGGTGCTGCCGGTGCTGGACGCCGTCGGCCTCGCGGTGTTTGTCGGCATCGGGGTCAATAAAGCGTTTATGGCCGGCACCGGGCCGCTGGTGGCTATCTGCATGGGCGTGGTGACGGGCGTCGGCGGCGGCATTATTCGCGACGTGCTGGCGCGCGAAATCCCAATGATCCTGCGAACCGAAATCTACGCCACGGCGTGCATCGTGGGCGGCATCGTCCATGCGACGGCGTTTTATACTTTTGCCGTGCCGCTGGAGCAGGCGAGCATGATGGGCATGGCGGTGACGCTTGCGATCCGTCTTGCCGCGATCCGCTGGCACCTGAAGCTCCCCACCTTCGCGCTGGACGAAAAAGCGTAA
- the btuF gene encoding vitamin B12 ABC transporter substrate-binding protein BtuF, translating into MAKRWLNRALVALFIFPAWLVAAPRVITLSPANTELAFAAGITPVAVSAYSDYPDAARQLEQVANWQGMNVERIAALKPDLLIAWRGGNPDRQINQLKSLGIHVLWLDPQNIAQVADALRALAPYSPTPEKAQAAARELEQRWLALAARYKGQPKKRVFLQFGTRPLFTTSKASIQNEIVAACGGENIFADSPVPWPQVSREQVLARHPGAIVITGGEKSIAATRQFWQPQLNVPVISINDDWFERAGPRIILAANQLCQALAEIK; encoded by the coding sequence GTGGCTAAACGCTGGCTTAACAGGGCGCTTGTCGCCCTGTTTATCTTCCCGGCGTGGCTTGTTGCCGCGCCGCGGGTCATTACCCTCTCCCCCGCCAATACCGAACTCGCCTTTGCCGCCGGCATTACGCCGGTTGCGGTCAGCGCTTACTCTGACTACCCCGACGCCGCGCGTCAGCTCGAACAGGTCGCGAACTGGCAGGGCATGAACGTGGAGCGTATCGCGGCGCTTAAACCCGATCTGCTGATCGCCTGGCGCGGCGGCAACCCGGATCGGCAGATAAACCAGCTTAAATCGCTCGGCATTCACGTACTCTGGCTCGATCCGCAAAATATCGCGCAGGTGGCCGACGCGCTGCGCGCGCTCGCGCCTTACAGCCCGACGCCGGAAAAGGCGCAGGCGGCGGCGCGCGAGCTCGAACAGCGCTGGCTAGCGCTCGCCGCGCGTTATAAAGGCCAGCCGAAAAAGCGCGTGTTTTTGCAGTTCGGCACGCGCCCGCTTTTTACCACCAGCAAAGCCTCTATCCAGAATGAAATCGTCGCGGCGTGCGGCGGCGAGAATATCTTCGCCGACAGTCCCGTGCCCTGGCCGCAGGTGAGCCGCGAACAGGTGCTGGCGCGCCATCCTGGGGCCATCGTTATTACCGGCGGCGAGAAGTCCATCGCCGCCACGCGGCAGTTCTGGCAGCCTCAGCTCAATGTCCCGGTCATAAGCATTAACGATGACTGGTTTGAACGCGCGGGCCCGCGTATTATCCTCGCCGCGAATCAGCTCTGTCAGGCGCTGGCAGAGATAAAATAA